In a single window of the Dinghuibacter silviterrae genome:
- a CDS encoding UbiA-like polyprenyltransferase, translating into MTTFKNYLSLVKFSHTIFAMPFAMIGYFTAVLRTGHGFSWFTFLLVIACMVFARSAAMAFNRWLDAHFDALNPRTALREIPAGIISRSSALWFVIVCCLLFIGSTALINRLCLFLSPVALFVVLFYSYTKRFTALCHLVLGVGLSLAPIGAYLAVTGTFALLPVLFSFAVVFWVSGFDVIYALQDESFDKEQHLHSMPAAVGIRRALRISELLHVLSAASVIAAGVYGHFGVCYWIGVAVFVGMLIMQHRLVKPGDLSRVNLAFMTTNGIASVVFSVFVVADMFLFKGPL; encoded by the coding sequence ATGACAACCTTCAAGAATTACCTAAGCCTTGTCAAGTTTTCGCACACCATCTTCGCCATGCCCTTTGCCATGATCGGCTACTTCACCGCCGTATTGCGCACCGGTCATGGATTCAGCTGGTTCACCTTTTTGCTGGTGATCGCGTGCATGGTGTTCGCCAGGAGTGCCGCGATGGCCTTCAACCGCTGGCTCGATGCACACTTTGACGCTCTCAACCCGCGCACGGCTTTACGCGAGATCCCCGCGGGCATCATTTCCCGGAGCAGCGCACTTTGGTTCGTCATCGTCTGCTGCCTGCTTTTTATCGGCAGTACGGCATTGATCAACCGCCTTTGCCTGTTCCTGTCTCCGGTGGCGCTTTTCGTGGTCCTTTTTTACAGCTATACCAAACGCTTTACCGCGCTTTGCCACCTGGTCCTGGGCGTGGGACTATCCCTCGCGCCCATCGGCGCCTACCTGGCGGTGACGGGGACGTTTGCGCTTTTGCCCGTGCTGTTCTCTTTTGCCGTGGTGTTTTGGGTGAGCGGTTTCGACGTCATCTATGCGCTCCAGGACGAGTCCTTCGACAAGGAGCAGCACCTGCATTCCATGCCCGCAGCCGTTGGCATACGGAGGGCCTTGCGCATCTCCGAACTCCTGCACGTCCTTAGCGCGGCCAGCGTCATTGCGGCGGGCGTTTATGGTCACTTCGGGGTTTGCTACTGGATCGGGGTCGCGGTATTCGTGGGCATGTTGATCATGCAGCACCGCCTCGTCAAACCGGGAGACCTGAGCCGGGTGAACCTGGCGTTTATGACGACCAATGGGATCGCCAGCGTGGTGTTCTCCGTGTTTGTCGTGGCGGATATGTTCCTCTTCAAGGGACCGCTATAG
- a CDS encoding FAD-binding oxidoreductase yields the protein MDIFPVRVLSTRWVTHDVRQFMVDKPKGYSFVPGQATEVTLPGDKWKGERRPFTFTGLNEWDHLEFTIKIYKDHHGVTEQLGKIEVGDEIVLHDVWGAIQYKGEGTFIAGGAGITPFIAILRQLRRDGALGNNRLIFSNKTEKDIILKEQWDEWLRGRVQYTLTREKVPGFGYGKIDEAWLKTNISNFKQQFYVCGPDGLVADVKKALEHLGGADTLVTVEL from the coding sequence ATGGATATTTTTCCCGTGCGGGTCCTCTCGACGAGGTGGGTGACCCATGACGTCAGGCAATTCATGGTGGATAAGCCGAAGGGGTACAGCTTTGTACCCGGGCAGGCGACGGAGGTGACGCTTCCGGGGGATAAGTGGAAAGGCGAGCGGCGGCCGTTTACGTTTACGGGGTTGAATGAGTGGGACCATCTGGAGTTTACGATCAAGATTTACAAGGATCATCATGGGGTGACGGAGCAGTTGGGGAAGATCGAGGTGGGGGACGAGATCGTCTTGCACGATGTCTGGGGCGCCATACAGTATAAGGGGGAGGGAACGTTTATTGCGGGCGGGGCGGGGATTACACCTTTCATCGCGATTCTGAGGCAGTTGCGGCGGGACGGTGCTTTGGGAAACAACCGGCTTATTTTCTCCAACAAAACGGAAAAGGACATCATCCTGAAGGAGCAGTGGGATGAATGGCTGCGGGGGCGCGTCCAGTATACCCTGACCCGGGAAAAGGTGCCGGGTTTTGGATATGGGAAGATCGACGAGGCCTGGCTGAAGACGAACATCAGCAACTTCAAACAACAGTTTTATGTCTGCGGACCGGACGGCCTGGTGGCGGATGTCAAAAAGGCGCTGGAACACCTGGGGGGAGCGGATACATTGGTGACTGTGGAATTGTAA
- the lpdA gene encoding dihydrolipoyl dehydrogenase → MAYDVIVVGSGPGGYPAAIRASQLGFKVAIIEKESLGGICLNWGCIPTKALLKSAEVFEYTKHSQNYGINVTDAKHDFGAVIKRSRGVADKMSKGVQFLMKKNKIDVIMGFGKVAGKGKVEVTAADGKKQIVEGKYIVLATGARARTLPNLPIDGTKVIEYRKAMSLPEQPKSMIVVGSGAIGSEFAFFYNTLGTKVTIVEFLPRIVPVEDEDISKELEKQFKKQGITIMTSSEVTSVDTKGSGVKAKVKTPTGEVTLEADVVLSAVGIAANIEGIGLEENGIKTEKGRIVTDKYCQTNVAGIYAIGDCIPGPALAHVATKEGILAAEAIAYTEKKLAHQPEPLDYGNVPGCTYCEPQVASVGMTEKAAKDAGYELKIGKFPFLASGKATAAGNTDGFVKVIFDAKYGEFLGAHMIGHNVTELVAEVSVARKLETTYHEVLAAIHPHPTMSEAVKEATAAAYGEAIDI, encoded by the coding sequence ATGGCTTACGATGTAATCGTTGTAGGTAGCGGCCCAGGAGGTTATCCCGCTGCTATCAGAGCTTCTCAACTGGGATTTAAAGTAGCGATCATAGAAAAGGAAAGTCTGGGCGGCATTTGCCTGAACTGGGGTTGCATCCCTACCAAGGCCCTCCTGAAAAGCGCCGAGGTTTTCGAATATACAAAGCATAGCCAGAATTATGGCATCAATGTAACGGACGCCAAACACGACTTTGGCGCCGTCATCAAACGCAGCCGCGGTGTGGCCGACAAGATGAGCAAGGGTGTTCAGTTCCTGATGAAGAAGAATAAGATCGACGTCATCATGGGCTTTGGCAAAGTGGCCGGCAAAGGGAAAGTGGAAGTGACGGCTGCTGACGGGAAAAAACAAATCGTTGAAGGCAAATACATCGTCCTGGCCACCGGCGCCCGCGCCCGTACGTTGCCCAATCTTCCCATCGACGGAACCAAGGTCATCGAATACCGCAAGGCAATGTCGCTGCCCGAGCAACCCAAAAGCATGATCGTCGTGGGTAGCGGCGCTATCGGAAGCGAGTTCGCCTTTTTCTACAATACCCTCGGCACGAAGGTGACCATCGTCGAGTTCCTGCCCCGGATCGTACCGGTGGAAGACGAGGACATCTCCAAGGAGTTGGAAAAACAATTCAAAAAACAAGGTATCACGATCATGACCTCCAGCGAGGTGACCAGCGTGGATACCAAGGGTAGCGGGGTCAAGGCCAAAGTAAAGACACCGACCGGTGAAGTGACCCTCGAAGCCGACGTCGTCCTGAGTGCTGTCGGTATTGCCGCCAACATCGAAGGCATCGGTCTGGAAGAAAACGGGATCAAAACCGAAAAAGGCCGCATCGTTACCGATAAATATTGCCAGACCAATGTTGCCGGGATCTACGCCATCGGCGACTGTATCCCCGGTCCCGCACTCGCGCACGTAGCCACCAAGGAAGGCATCCTGGCCGCCGAGGCCATTGCCTATACGGAAAAGAAACTGGCCCACCAGCCGGAACCCCTCGATTACGGGAACGTACCGGGTTGTACCTATTGCGAACCCCAGGTTGCCTCCGTAGGTATGACGGAAAAGGCAGCCAAGGACGCCGGCTATGAACTGAAGATCGGCAAATTCCCCTTCCTCGCCAGCGGGAAGGCAACCGCAGCAGGCAACACCGATGGTTTTGTAAAGGTCATCTTTGACGCCAAGTATGGTGAGTTCTTAGGCGCCCACATGATCGGACACAATGTCACTGAATTAGTGGCAGAAGTTTCGGTCGCCCGCAAGCTCGAAACGACCTACCACGAGGTCCTGGCTGCCATCCATCCCCACCCCACGATGAGCGAAGCCGTAAAGGAAGCCACTGCCGCCGCCTACGGCGAAGCGATTGATATCTAG
- the ruvX gene encoding Holliday junction resolvase RuvX has translation MGRILAIDYGKKRTGLAVTDPLRIIATGLTTVETPQLFTWLKNYMTRETVDLILIGMPTNWDDTDTNATPLVRQAIARLRKEFPHIPLETADERYTSKMATQSMLDSGLKKKERRNKALVDEIAATILLQDYLRAQNG, from the coding sequence ATGGGGAGGATACTGGCCATCGACTACGGGAAAAAACGCACGGGCCTGGCGGTGACCGATCCGTTGCGCATCATCGCCACGGGGCTCACCACGGTGGAGACCCCGCAGCTTTTTACCTGGCTCAAGAACTATATGACCCGGGAAACCGTCGATCTCATACTGATCGGGATGCCCACCAACTGGGACGATACCGATACCAACGCCACCCCCCTGGTCCGGCAGGCGATCGCCCGGCTCCGGAAGGAGTTTCCGCATATTCCCCTGGAAACCGCGGACGAGCGCTATACGTCGAAAATGGCCACCCAATCCATGCTGGACAGCGGGCTGAAAAAGAAAGAACGGCGTAATAAGGCACTGGTTGACGAGATCGCGGCGACGATCCTTCTCCAGGACTATCTGCGGGCCCAAAACGGATAA
- a CDS encoding DUF4870 domain-containing protein: MSLSASETRTWTMLCHLSALLMLFYTWGAVLGPLIIWLIKRGESPEVDEQGKESLNFQITIYIISLALSIVLGLAFFGSWGLSGLFGSPFDLFSAPHVLTGVFGLAGILGLVRLVDIILVIVASIRTNNGVPYRYPFNFRLIR; this comes from the coding sequence ATGAGCCTTTCCGCCAGCGAAACCAGAACATGGACCATGCTTTGCCACCTCAGCGCCCTGCTGATGCTTTTTTATACCTGGGGAGCCGTACTCGGCCCCCTCATCATCTGGCTCATTAAGCGGGGCGAATCCCCCGAGGTCGATGAGCAGGGTAAAGAATCGTTAAACTTCCAGATCACCATCTATATCATCTCCCTCGCCTTGAGCATCGTCCTCGGTCTGGCGTTCTTCGGGTCATGGGGCTTGTCGGGTCTTTTCGGCAGCCCGTTCGACCTGTTTTCGGCCCCGCACGTCCTGACCGGCGTGTTCGGCCTGGCCGGCATCCTGGGTCTTGTCCGCCTGGTCGACATCATCCTGGTGATCGTCGCCAGCATCCGGACGAATAACGGGGTGCCCTACCGGTATCCGTTCAACTTCCGGTTGATCCGCTAA
- a CDS encoding LiaF transmembrane domain-containing protein has protein sequence MEPRDIQDEQKEEKPKPGGPRFKKNPTAWRILAGFFVVLAGCALLLQRLGYFFPWWLFTWPVLLIGIGLFTGIKSGFRFFGSFILVAIGALFLAQEVFKDFQIERYIWPAVIITIGLGVMFGRNKKCGHWGGHPWGGQWGGPGNPRFKKRWEDKMQARWGNDWRQKFEQMRQEKHSWREFEHHWRKSRYNPGASTPDGEMIEVNAVFGSSKRTVLSKNFAGGEINAVLGGAEVDFSKADFTGRIVLEVNSVFGGTRIILPPTWTVISEMDTVFGSLDDHRPTQLLHPDPEKVLVLQGASVFGGTELSVG, from the coding sequence ATGGAACCAAGGGATATTCAAGACGAGCAAAAGGAAGAAAAGCCGAAGCCTGGTGGTCCCCGCTTTAAGAAGAACCCCACGGCCTGGAGGATACTGGCTGGATTTTTTGTGGTGCTGGCCGGCTGCGCCTTGTTGTTGCAGCGCCTGGGATACTTTTTCCCCTGGTGGCTGTTCACCTGGCCGGTGCTCCTGATCGGGATCGGGTTGTTCACCGGAATAAAAAGCGGATTCCGCTTTTTCGGATCGTTCATCCTGGTCGCGATCGGCGCCCTTTTCCTGGCGCAGGAGGTCTTCAAGGACTTCCAGATCGAGCGCTATATCTGGCCGGCGGTCATCATCACGATCGGGTTGGGGGTCATGTTCGGACGGAACAAAAAGTGCGGTCACTGGGGCGGTCACCCCTGGGGCGGGCAATGGGGAGGCCCCGGAAATCCCCGCTTCAAAAAGCGTTGGGAGGACAAGATGCAGGCCCGCTGGGGAAACGACTGGCGGCAAAAATTCGAACAAATGCGCCAGGAAAAACATTCCTGGAGAGAATTCGAACACCATTGGCGGAAGTCCCGGTATAACCCCGGGGCTTCCACCCCCGATGGGGAAATGATCGAGGTCAATGCCGTCTTTGGCAGCTCCAAGCGCACCGTCCTTTCCAAAAACTTTGCGGGCGGGGAGATCAACGCCGTCCTGGGGGGAGCCGAGGTAGACTTCAGCAAGGCGGACTTTACCGGCCGCATTGTCCTGGAGGTCAATTCCGTTTTTGGAGGCACCCGTATCATTCTCCCGCCGACCTGGACGGTCATTTCAGAAATGGACACCGTTTTCGGCAGCCTGGACGACCACCGTCCCACCCAACTGTTACACCCTGACCCTGAAAAGGTCCTCGTGCTGCAAGGCGCTTCCGTATTCGGGGGCACCGAGCTCAGCGTCGGATAA
- a CDS encoding lipase family protein, with amino-acid sequence MKYILLTALVIPCLVCAQLRPGFDPREYIRLLEISNRQIDTPWKMNDRMLPEPAGCRLVYRSPVTGLDNRWDLWLDGDSVGIISIRGSVGREESWLENFYCAMVPATGILQLNDSTSFHYKLAEDFKASVHVGWLIGMASLAPTVVEKVKEYKEKGVRSFIIMGHSQGGSIAFLLRSYLYYLDKSLVIKTYCSAASKPGNQYYAYDFDFITRGGWGLRVVNTRDWVPETPFSIQTLRDMNPVNPLAKESFFSKIYLGNDYKELDEATTQAAATYRKDLGEKLFQKVRKFLPELVEPKYDPTMNYTPAGTTVVLPPYPGYDKAFVGSALAVMVHHGLRAYYELTVHDY; translated from the coding sequence ATGAAATACATCTTGCTTACGGCGCTGGTTATACCCTGTTTGGTTTGCGCACAACTCAGGCCCGGGTTCGACCCTCGTGAATACATCCGGTTGCTGGAGATCAGCAACCGGCAGATTGATACGCCCTGGAAAATGAACGACCGGATGCTCCCGGAGCCAGCGGGTTGCCGGCTGGTCTACCGGTCGCCGGTAACGGGGCTGGATAACCGCTGGGACCTTTGGCTGGACGGGGACTCGGTGGGGATCATCAGCATCCGGGGATCGGTCGGGCGGGAGGAATCGTGGTTGGAAAACTTTTACTGCGCCATGGTACCGGCAACGGGTATCCTCCAATTGAACGACAGCACTTCCTTTCACTATAAACTGGCGGAAGACTTCAAGGCTTCTGTCCACGTGGGCTGGCTCATCGGCATGGCGAGCCTGGCGCCGACGGTGGTGGAGAAAGTAAAAGAATACAAAGAAAAGGGTGTACGGTCTTTTATCATCATGGGGCACAGCCAGGGCGGGTCCATCGCCTTTCTGCTGCGGTCCTACCTGTATTACCTGGACAAAAGCCTCGTGATCAAAACCTATTGCAGCGCGGCGTCCAAACCTGGCAACCAGTACTATGCCTACGACTTCGACTTTATTACGCGGGGCGGCTGGGGGCTGCGGGTCGTCAATACCCGGGATTGGGTGCCGGAGACGCCTTTCTCCATACAGACCCTGCGGGATATGAACCCTGTCAACCCGCTGGCCAAGGAGTCATTTTTCTCCAAAATATATTTGGGGAATGATTATAAAGAGCTGGACGAGGCGACGACGCAGGCCGCCGCGACGTACCGGAAGGACCTGGGCGAAAAGTTGTTCCAGAAGGTCCGGAAATTCCTGCCGGAGCTGGTAGAACCCAAATACGACCCGACCATGAACTATACTCCGGCAGGCACGACGGTCGTGTTACCCCCCTACCCCGGGTATGACAAGGCGTTTGTGGGTTCCGCCCTGGCCGTGATGGTGCACCATGGGCTCAGGGCCTATTACGAGTTGACGGTGCATGATTATTAA
- a CDS encoding RNA methyltransferase, translating into MRKLKTVELGRKSVEEFRQSEKLPVTVVLDNVRSMHNVGSVFRTADAFLLGGVCLCGYTPRPPHRDIQKTALGATESVDWSYYETTEEAVKALRAQGYRVWAVEQTTNSTALQDFEPKGPTAVVFGNEVDGVTSSVLPLCDGVLEIPQWGTKHSLNVSVAAGIVLWEIRRSFIV; encoded by the coding sequence ATGCGCAAACTCAAGACCGTGGAACTCGGGCGCAAGTCCGTGGAGGAATTCAGACAGTCTGAGAAACTGCCCGTGACCGTGGTCCTGGATAACGTCAGGAGCATGCACAACGTCGGGTCTGTTTTCAGAACAGCGGATGCGTTTTTGTTGGGTGGTGTTTGTTTGTGCGGCTATACGCCCCGGCCTCCACACCGGGACATTCAAAAAACGGCCCTGGGTGCCACGGAATCGGTGGACTGGTCGTATTATGAAACGACGGAGGAAGCAGTAAAGGCGCTCCGGGCGCAGGGCTACCGGGTCTGGGCGGTGGAGCAAACCACGAACAGCACAGCCTTGCAGGATTTTGAACCGAAAGGACCGACCGCGGTGGTGTTTGGCAACGAAGTCGATGGCGTTACGTCCTCCGTTCTCCCGCTTTGCGACGGGGTGCTGGAAATCCCGCAGTGGGGCACCAAGCACTCGCTCAATGTATCGGTCGCTGCGGGTATTGTCTTATGGGAAATCAGAAGATCTTTTATAGTATGA
- the def gene encoding peptide deformylase, with product MILPIVAYGAQILRAEAKDITPDYPDLKELLESMWETMYYSQGVGIAAPQVNKPIRIFLVDTAQVFERMDDEEKEEYDDDPGIKRVFINAHVQSLDGDEWAYNEGCLSIPKIREDVLRPEEITLSYVDENFEPHTETFSGLTARVIQHEYDHIDGKLFIDYLKPLRRKLLKAKLDDISKGKVSVDYKMTFPK from the coding sequence ATGATTCTTCCCATCGTCGCATACGGCGCCCAGATCCTCCGGGCCGAAGCAAAAGATATAACGCCGGATTACCCGGACCTGAAAGAACTCCTGGAAAGCATGTGGGAAACCATGTATTATTCCCAGGGTGTCGGCATCGCCGCGCCCCAGGTCAACAAACCGATCCGGATTTTTCTGGTGGATACGGCCCAGGTTTTCGAGCGTATGGATGACGAGGAAAAAGAGGAGTATGACGACGATCCGGGCATCAAGCGTGTTTTTATAAACGCCCACGTCCAGTCGCTGGACGGGGATGAATGGGCCTATAATGAAGGCTGTCTCAGCATCCCAAAGATCCGGGAAGACGTCCTGAGACCGGAAGAGATCACGCTATCCTACGTCGACGAAAACTTCGAACCCCATACCGAAACCTTTTCAGGTCTCACCGCAAGGGTCATCCAGCATGAATACGACCATATAGACGGCAAGCTTTTTATCGACTACCTCAAACCCCTCCGCCGGAAGCTGCTCAAGGCCAAGCTGGACGATATTTCCAAAGGAAAAGTTTCCGTGGACTATAAAATGACCTTCCCCAAATAA